In Thalassococcus sp. S3, the sequence ATCATCACGGGATGATCCGGGCTCTTGCCGTCGATCATCTCGATCTCGCCCTGGATCTTGCGCCCGATCATGATCGCGCGTTTCTTGCCGTCGCGGATGATATCCACCGGCGCGCGTTCGGCTCCGATGATCTCGCTCACCAGCATGGTAAAGAGGCCCGTCGTGCCGCCTGCCTGCCCGCTGAAGATCTGCAGGATGCCGTTATAGGCCTTCCCGCTCGCCCGCTCGTCCACATAGGCCGCGACCTTCCAGTTGCCCTCGCCCATGCGCCCCGGAATATCGACCAGCAGGCCCACATTCAGCCCGCTCAGATCCTCTCCCTCGTAATGCCCCTCGTCGATGGCAATCGCCATCCAGGCGTGGCAATGGCCTTCGGTCGGCGGGTGCGCCCCCAGCGACACCACGCAGGGGCAGAAGACCGTGCAGGAGCAGTTCAGGAACAGCTCTCCCTTGATCGCCCATTCCGTCGGGCTCATATCCCGCCGCTTGGGGTTCGGCATGCGGCTGTCGATACGTTGGCTGACCGGCAGCTTGTCGGCATCCTTGCGTCTTTTTACGGCCATCTTATCCTCCAGATAGCATCGGGTATGCGGCCCATCCGATCCCCATGAGGATCAGGGCGAAACCCATTGGTTTTGTGACATAATGCCCAATCTGCGGCAGCTTTTCGATCACCATGAAAAGCGTGGCGAGCCCCATCCAGAGCAGGCTCATCACCCCGCCGACGAACCCCAAGGACATGAACCCCCAACAGCAGCCCACACAAAAGGCGCCGAGGCCCAGCCCCATCCGAAGCCCGCCGCGAAAGCCGGTGCGCCAATGGCCCAGAAAGTAGCTCATTGGGCTGTGGCACACGCCGTGGCAGATTTCCTTCGCTCGGGTGAATTGAAAAAGGCCGACCACGATCAGCAGACCGGCCCCCACCCAAGACGACTTGGCAATACCCAGCATATCCACCACGCCGCCGAAAAGCAATGCGAGTTGCGCGCCCGTGATCACCGCCGCAAAGGCCACCCACACCAGCAGATAGCCCAGAACCACGCCCAGCCACCCGGCCCGTGTGCCATCCGCGCTGATCATCAGATCCTCATAGGAGCGCAAGGTCGGCACCAGCGTCGGGAGCATCATCGCCGCCATCATGATCGCCCACATCGCGAACAGCGGCCCGAATTCGGCCATGGGCATATACATGTCCATCCGCGGATCCATCGCCGCCATGCGCTGGCCCACCTCTCCCGGACGCCCGATCAGGTCCAGATCCATCGAGATGCTCATGGAATACATCACCCACCAGGCCCACAGGATCAGCCCGAAAAAGCCCAACCAGAGTGTGGAGCGCAGAAGGTGCGGCACGGAAACCTCCCCGAATCTCGTGTTGCGCTTGTAAATGTCAGACATTAAAATGTATGACAAATGAAAATTGATCCTGCCAGCCCCGCCGATTTGTCGGCCCAGATTGCCTCTGCCATCCGCGATGCCATCGTTTCGGGGCAGTTGATCGTCGACGAACGCCTGCCGTCGGAAGCGGAATTGGCGGATCAATTCGACGTCTCCCGCCCCACCGTGCGCGAGGCTTTGAAGCGGCTGGCGGCACAATCGCTGATCCGCACCCAGCGGGGTGCCACCGGCGGCGCCTTCGTCAACCGCCTCAGTTTCGAGGATGCCTATCCCCAGCAGGTCACCACCTCCACCCTGCTTTTGTCGATGAACGCCGTGAGTTTCGAGACCGCCTGCGAGGCGCGCTATGCCCTCGAACGCGCCTGCGCGCCGCTCTCGGCTGAGCGCCGCAGCGCCGACCATCTGGCCACGATGCGCGCCGAAATCCACCGCCAGTCCCAGCCGGGCCTCACGGATGAAGCCTTCTGCGCTTCCGACGTTGCTTTCCACCGCGCGCTGGTCGACGGGGCCGGCAACCCGGTTCTCTCCTACCAGCTTGCCGGCGCTGTCGAGGCGATGCAGCCCCTGATGAACATGATCACCTTCACAGCCCGCTCGCGCGAAGCCATCGTGGCGCTGCATACAGTGATCGCCGACGCGGTCGAGGCGGAGAATGCCCGCGCCGCCACTGATGGGCTCACAGCGCTCGAAGAGGAAACCCAGACCCTGGCGCGCAATGTCTTCGAGGCTCGCGCCAAGCGGAGCGGATAGGCTCAGCTCTTGCGCGGCGCGCCAAAGGGCTTCTTCGGCGCCCTTTCGAAGGACGGCGCTTGATCGGGAAACAATTCCAGCGTCTGCGCGTCGCCGTTCGCCCTGTCGAACTTCACCATCCACGGCGCAGGCTCGGCCAAGGCACCGCTCGGCTCCCACCGGAAATAACCCAGCTCTCCCGCCGCCGGGATCGGATCGACCGCCACCGGGTTTTCCAGCACCAGCCCCCATGGCCCGCCGAACCACGGGCTGTCGCTGCGGTCGATAATGTCGACGACATCCACCACCCCGATAATGGCCCGGCGGATCAAAGCGTCAGGGCGGGGGCAGTCCGTGCCGTGTAGCTGCATGCGCCAGACAAGATAGCGGTATTCCTTTTCCTTCATGCCAATCGCCGCATGAATGGCGATGCGACCACGCTCCATCCCGCCGCTCTTGATGGCGCCCAGGGTCCGGTTCTCGATCACCTTGCCACCATGGATAATCGCCCAGGCCGACGGCTGGCGGACGGAGAGCGCAATCTCGGGTATGTCGATTGTCATGCCCCTCCCCTTGTCGCGGCTGATCCATGACATAGCATTGCGCGCATGATCGACATCCTCAATATCGCCGCCGCCCTACTGACCATCGCCTTTGGCCTCTTTGGCTTTCTCGCCCCGCGCTACACCGCATCCGCCCTCGACCTCACGCCCGGCGCGACGACGATGGGCCTTAGCGAAATGCGCGCCTCGGTGGGTGGCCTCTTTGTCATCGCGGGTGCTGCGGCGATCTGGCTGGCCGAACCGCTGGCCTATGCCATGATCGGCTTCGCCTTCGCAGGTGCCGCCCTGGGCCGCGCGCTCTCCCTCGCCTTCGACGCACCACCCTTGCGCAAGGTGGTGATCTTCGGCGGGATCGAGGCCGCGTTGGCCGCGTGGTTCCTTTTCGCAAATCTGTGACAGAACAGGCCGCGACAAGCGTCCAGCGTCAGCAGAAACGCGAGCATGGGACGGCCGCAGCCAGGAAGGCATTGTAGATTGGCTGCCTGGTGCCGACTATGCGCCACGTCACATTCGGAAAGTCGGCTTCTATGATCAGATCAATGCTTGTCCTCACGATGCTCACCATTGGCACCACCGCCCATGCATTTGACGCCGAAGAGATGATCGCTCATTGCGACGCCCCTGTCGCGCAGGCAATCGAAGAGGCCGCGCGTCATGATGCGCAATCCACAGAGTGGAACAATCTTCAAAGCGCCATTCAGCAACATCGCCGTCGATGCGGCATGCCCATGGCCATTGCCTGCCACCTCTCGGACAGGCCGGATGAATGCTATGCCCAAGTGACCGAGGCTATCGACGCCCGTTCCGAAGCCGAACGCCTCAAGCTGCAGACATATGCTGACGAGGGTGGCGCCCTCATCGGCGCGCTTGCGGATCAGATCACGTTGACAACAGAGATGCGGGCAGAAGACCGCGAGGCATATTGCAGCCAGCAAAGCTCGGATGCGAGCGCCTTTGTCGGGGTTCTGGGCGGGGACACGGACGCGTCATGCCGGCTTGACGTGGCGGTGGGTCAATGGGCCATGCTGGCCTTCAGCGGCGCGGCACCAGCGGCGCTTTCGCTTCTTCCCCCGCAGTAACCCGCGCGGCGGAGGGCGGCGGACACTACCGCAGCAAACCGCGATCTCTTTGACCGATAAAGTCTTCTCAAGGGCGAGGCAGCCCGGCCCGGCATAGCAACTGCCGGTGATATCCCTTTTCTAACGCAACCAAATCCGGAGCGGCCACGTTGTGCTCCAGCACATCAACCGGAGCTCTAGATGGACATCGTCACCCTGATCAATTTCGCGCTCGCCGGGCTAAGCATCGTCTTCGGGCTGCTGGGTTGGCTCGCACCGCGTTACACGATGGAAACCGTCGATCTGGCCGATACGGGCTCCACCATGGGCAAGTCGGAGGTGCGCGCAGTGTCCGGAGCGCTGTTCGTTATGGCCGGGATCGGGGCGCTGATCCTCGGCTCAGCCGACGCCTATGCAATGATCGGGTTCATCTGGGCCGGGGGCGCGGTGGGGCGGCTGACCTCGTTGATCCTCGACGGAAAGACCCGGCTGAAATGGATTTTCTTTGGCTGCGAAGTGGCCGTCGCCGTGATCGCATTGGGTCTGAACCTCTGACATGACCCAATCGGCTCTTTGTTAACAGCCCATTCTGTCGACTTCTTACTCGTCACCACCTGCCCAACCTGATTATCGATCTCAACGGCATGTCTTTACGCGCCGCGCGCGGTGCAGCGAAGGATTGCAACGGCGGCCTGCCCCGCTTATATCTGCCATGTCCTTCGGGACTATGGACATAAACGCGCTCGTAATAAGCGGATCGGACCCGGGGGCGGTACCCGGCGGCTCCACCAGTATCCTTCATTTGGGGATCATGGGGCCGAAATAGGATCGACGAACGTCTAAAGGGGTTAGCTTTGTCTCGGCGGTCTGCCACCGTTACCGGCGAAAACAGTACAATTGCAAATGACAATCGTGCTCCGGTTGCCGTTGCTGCGTAAGCAGTAACAAGACCGAAACTTAAGCCCTTGCGCCTAGCCGCGTAAGGCGGGGTTCGCAGGCACCTGGCAACAGAAGCCTGCATTCTCCCCCCAATTCAGGATTTATTCAGACCTCTTCCCGATAAGAAAAGCAGATCGGAATAGGAGACGGAAATGTCCAAGATCGCGCTGCTACAAGCGTGGTATGATGATGTTTGGTGCGCGGGAAACATCGATGCGATTGATCGCTATATGAAC encodes:
- a CDS encoding DUF1326 domain-containing protein, with product MAVKRRKDADKLPVSQRIDSRMPNPKRRDMSPTEWAIKGELFLNCSCTVFCPCVVSLGAHPPTEGHCHAWMAIAIDEGHYEGEDLSGLNVGLLVDIPGRMGEGNWKVAAYVDERASGKAYNGILQIFSGQAGGTTGLFTMLVSEIIGAERAPVDIIRDGKKRAIMIGRKIQGEIEMIDGKSPDHPVMISNSKYWMGPDIIAAQGTKSRVRDYGRVWDFGGKSAEICPIDWKGPK
- a CDS encoding DUF2182 domain-containing protein, translating into MPHLLRSTLWLGFFGLILWAWWVMYSMSISMDLDLIGRPGEVGQRMAAMDPRMDMYMPMAEFGPLFAMWAIMMAAMMLPTLVPTLRSYEDLMISADGTRAGWLGVVLGYLLVWVAFAAVITGAQLALLFGGVVDMLGIAKSSWVGAGLLIVVGLFQFTRAKEICHGVCHSPMSYFLGHWRTGFRGGLRMGLGLGAFCVGCCWGFMSLGFVGGVMSLLWMGLATLFMVIEKLPQIGHYVTKPMGFALILMGIGWAAYPMLSGG
- a CDS encoding FadR/GntR family transcriptional regulator, encoding MKIDPASPADLSAQIASAIRDAIVSGQLIVDERLPSEAELADQFDVSRPTVREALKRLAAQSLIRTQRGATGGAFVNRLSFEDAYPQQVTTSTLLLSMNAVSFETACEARYALERACAPLSAERRSADHLATMRAEIHRQSQPGLTDEAFCASDVAFHRALVDGAGNPVLSYQLAGAVEAMQPLMNMITFTARSREAIVALHTVIADAVEAENARAATDGLTALEEETQTLARNVFEARAKRSG
- a CDS encoding DUF4345 family protein, with amino-acid sequence MIDILNIAAALLTIAFGLFGFLAPRYTASALDLTPGATTMGLSEMRASVGGLFVIAGAAAIWLAEPLAYAMIGFAFAGAALGRALSLAFDAPPLRKVVIFGGIEAALAAWFLFANL
- a CDS encoding DUF4345 family protein, which gives rise to MDIVTLINFALAGLSIVFGLLGWLAPRYTMETVDLADTGSTMGKSEVRAVSGALFVMAGIGALILGSADAYAMIGFIWAGGAVGRLTSLILDGKTRLKWIFFGCEVAVAVIALGLNL